A stretch of Streptococcus chenjunshii DNA encodes these proteins:
- a CDS encoding PrsW family glutamic-type intramembrane protease yields the protein MTYFIPLSVLSCYLLKKEKCSLSYFWLSVFAGATVIGSLAGLLNYWLTDLLKTVVTNQDFLNSWAPSLVPPFAEESLKLILALIVAYLVGAEKLSAFILIGLGVGLGFQLSEDYTYVAGSFVEGTVNPVWQAFLRLETAFASHWLLTAMLTGACYILFVQKFKPKTYLAYVWLFSPFVLHILWNSPWGDGNVLLKLSLTFVSWFLFGSLFHYAFTVKLRETVPV from the coding sequence TTGACTTATTTTATTCCTTTATCCGTTTTATCTTGCTATCTGCTAAAAAAAGAAAAGTGCAGTTTGTCTTATTTTTGGCTATCTGTCTTTGCAGGAGCAACCGTGATTGGTTCATTAGCAGGACTTTTAAACTATTGGCTGACAGATCTGCTAAAAACAGTTGTTACCAACCAAGATTTTCTTAATAGCTGGGCACCTAGCCTTGTTCCGCCATTTGCGGAGGAAAGTTTAAAACTGATTTTGGCTTTAATCGTTGCTTATCTAGTCGGGGCTGAAAAGCTCTCTGCTTTCATCTTAATTGGTCTTGGAGTAGGGCTTGGCTTTCAGTTGTCAGAAGATTATACTTATGTCGCTGGATCATTCGTTGAAGGAACAGTGAATCCTGTATGGCAAGCTTTTCTACGCTTGGAAACCGCTTTTGCTTCCCATTGGCTATTGACTGCTATGCTGACTGGAGCTTGTTATATTTTATTTGTGCAGAAATTCAAGCCTAAAACCTACTTAGCATATGTGTGGCTGTTTTCTCCTTTTGTCCTGCATATTTTATGGAACAGCCCTTGGGGTGATGGTAATGTTTTGCTGAAATTGTCGTTAACATTTGTAAGTTGGTTCTTATTTGGAAGCTTATTTCATTACGCTTTTACTGTGAAACTTCGTGAGACAGTACCTGTTTAA
- a CDS encoding UDP-N-acetylglucosamine 1-carboxyvinyltransferase, with the protein MKKIIINGGKPLQGEVSISGAKNSVVALIPAVILTDDTVTLDGVPNISDVDSLVDIMETMGASVTRTGETLEINPCGVENIPMPYGKINRLRASYYFYGSLLGRFGQAIVGLPGGCDLGPRPIDQHLKAFAAMGVTVSYEGDSMHLTTPHQSLHGAHIYMDTVSVGATINTMIAAVKADGRTVIENAAREPEIIDVATLLNNMGAQIRGAGTDVITIDGVEKLHGTRHQVIPDRIEAGTYIALAAAAGEGIRIKNVLYEHLESYLAKLEEMGVRMTVEEDAVYVEKQGSLRAVSVKTSPYPGFATDLQQPLTPLLLSAEGQGTIVDTIYEKRTNHVPELVKMGGAISVDERGIAYQGPNHLTGAAVKATDLRAGAALVIAGLMASGQTEISNVEFILRGYSNIIEKLSALGADIHLVTD; encoded by the coding sequence ATGAAAAAGATTATCATTAACGGCGGGAAACCGCTGCAGGGGGAAGTGTCGATTTCAGGGGCGAAAAACAGTGTTGTTGCGCTGATACCGGCTGTTATTCTGACAGATGATACCGTCACATTGGATGGTGTTCCTAACATTTCTGATGTTGACAGTTTGGTTGATATTATGGAAACAATGGGAGCAAGTGTTACACGTACAGGAGAAACGCTTGAAATTAATCCTTGCGGCGTTGAGAATATCCCTATGCCCTACGGTAAAATTAACCGTCTGCGCGCTTCTTATTATTTTTATGGGAGCCTTTTAGGACGTTTTGGCCAAGCGATTGTCGGTTTGCCGGGAGGCTGTGATTTAGGCCCGCGGCCGATAGACCAGCATTTGAAAGCTTTTGCTGCTATGGGAGTAACCGTCTCTTATGAAGGCGATTCTATGCACCTAACCACGCCTCATCAGTCACTTCACGGAGCACATATCTATATGGATACAGTCAGTGTCGGCGCAACAATTAATACGATGATTGCTGCTGTTAAGGCAGACGGACGGACGGTGATTGAAAATGCAGCGCGTGAGCCTGAAATTATTGATGTGGCCACTTTGCTAAATAATATGGGAGCGCAGATTCGCGGTGCTGGGACAGATGTGATTACCATTGACGGTGTTGAAAAACTTCATGGGACACGCCATCAAGTTATCCCTGACCGGATCGAAGCAGGGACCTATATCGCTTTGGCAGCAGCAGCGGGTGAGGGAATCCGTATCAAAAATGTCCTCTATGAACATCTTGAAAGCTATCTCGCTAAATTAGAGGAAATGGGTGTCCGTATGACTGTCGAAGAAGATGCCGTCTATGTGGAAAAACAAGGAAGCCTTAGAGCTGTTTCAGTTAAAACATCACCTTATCCGGGTTTTGCCACTGACCTTCAGCAGCCTCTGACCCCTCTCTTACTGAGTGCTGAGGGGCAAGGAACCATTGTTGATACAATTTATGAAAAACGAACCAATCATGTTCCTGAGCTAGTAAAGATGGGAGGAGCGATATCAGTTGATGAAAGAGGCATTGCTTATCAGGGGCCGAATCACTTGACTGGAGCAGCGGTCAAGGCGACTGATTTGCGTGCAGGTGCTGCTCTGGTTATTGCGGGGCTGATGGCTTCAGGTCAGACAGAAATCAGCAATGTTGAATTTATTCTTCGCGGCTATTCGAATATTATTGAAAAGCTGTCCGCACTTGGCGCCGATATTCATCTTGTAACAGATTGA